The Clostridium botulinum BKT015925 genome includes the window TATAGGGAAATCTACAATATTGTTACAAACGGCTAATAATATTGCATCTAAAGTAGGTAAAGTATTATATGTATCAGGTGAAGAATCGGGAGAACAAATAAAAATTAGAGGAGATAGAATAGGAAATATATCTTCAGAATTATACATTTTATCTGAAACTAATTTGGAATTAATAGAAGAACATATTAATTTTATGGAACCTGTGTTTGTTATTATAGATTCTATACAGACATTATTTAAACCTTCTATAGAATCAGCACCAGGTAGTGTATCTCAAGTTAGAGAATGTTCTAATGAGCTTATGAGAATTGCAAAGACAAAAAATATACCTTTATTTATAGTTGCTCATGTAACTAAACAAGGGGAACTTGCAGGACCTAGGGTATTGGAGCATATGGTAGATACGGTTCTTTCTTTTGAGGGTGAAAGAACACAAGAGTTTAGAATATTAAGAACATTAAAAAATAGATTTGGTACTACAAGTGAAATTGGAGTATTTGAAATGAGACAAGAAGGTCTTAAGGAAATCTTCAATCCATCCGAAGTATTTCTAGAGGAGACTAATTTTAATTCAGAGGGGTCTATAGTAATAGGCATTATGGAAGGAACTCGACCTATTTTGGTTGAAATACAAGCTCTAGTTACGGAAACTAAAGCAATTATGCCAAGAAGAACAGCGGTAGGTGTTGATAATTCTAGGTTAAACTTAATATTAGCAGTACTAGAGAAAAAATTAAAAATACCTTTTTATAACTGTGATGTTTATGTTAATGTAGTCGGTGGCATGGATATTGAAGGGACATATGGAGACTTAGGTCTTGCCCTAGCTTTGATATCAAGTATTAAGGGAAGAAATTTTAAACTTGATAAAATGATAGTTTTTGGAGAAATAGGTTTAACAGGAGAAGTAAGACCTATTTCATTATGTGATAGACTTGTTAATGAAGGTATAAAAATGGGATTTCAGAACATTGTTATACCAACCAGAAATAAGGAAAAAATTATAACTAAAAATGAAAATATTATTGGCGTATCATCATTGAGAGAAGCAGTAAGTAAAGTGTTTTAAAATAGTATATAAAAGAAGGGAGGGGAATATATGAGATTAGAAAAAGACAAGAAGCTTATAAATTTATTAAAAATTACAGCACCTGGGACTCAATTAAGAGATGGGCTTGACAATATCCTAAGAGCAAAAACAGGAGGCCTTATAATACTTGGAGATACTGAAGAAATATTAGAACTTGTAGATGGCGGATTTAATATAGATTCTGAATATAGTCCTTCATATATATATGAGCTTGCTAAAATGGATGGGGCTATAGTATTGAGTAGTGATTTAAAAAGAATACTTTATGCTAATACTCAGCTTATACCACAAGCATCTATTCCTACTTTTGAAACAGGAACAAGACATAGAACGGCGCATAGGGTTACAAAACAAACAGGGTGTATTGTTATTGCAATTTCTCAAAGAAGAAACATAATAACTGTATATAAAAATGATATAAAATATGTTTTAAGGGATAGTAGTGTTATACTTGCAAGAGCTAATCAGGCTATTCAGACATTAGAAAAGTATGTATCTGTTTTAGAGAGGGTTATGAGTAATCTAAATTTACTTGAATTTCAAGACTTAGTTACATTATTTGATGTGATGACAGCCATTCAAAGAACTGAGATGGTAATGAGAATAGTAGATGAAGTTGAAAGATACATAATAGAACTTGGAAATGAGGGTAGACTTATATCCATGCAGCTTAATGAACTTATAAAGAGTGTTGAGGAAGATGGAATACTTGTAATTAGAGATTATTGTCAAGATGGAATGGATCATAATAAAATATATGAACAAATTCAAAATATGTCTTCAGATGAAATTTTAGAATTAGATGCTATTTCTAAAGCGTTAGGATATACAGGAGTTCCATTAGTAGATACTCTAATTTCTCCAAGAGGGTATAGGATGCTTAGCAAAATACCAAGAATACCTGTTAATGTAATTGAAAATCTGGTTAATAATTTTAAAGAATTAAAAGAAGTTATGGAAGCATCTTATGAGGAACTGGATAATGTAGAAGGTATAGGAGAGGCAAGAGCTAAAGCTATTAAAAATGGACTTAGAAGATTAAGAGAACAATTCATGATTGATAAACAAATATAGCACAAAATAAGTTAACTTATTTTGTGCTATATTTGTTTATCTTAAATTATACTTTCCGAGAGTGTTTATTTTGTTATATTCTTTTAGAAGTATATCATATAAATTTAAATCTAATAAGTTACACAATGATGTTAAGTAAAATAGGTTATTACCTATTTCTCTTTCTAGGACATCTCTGCAACCTTCACAGAGTTTCCCATTTAGATGTGTATTTAAATGAGTTTTTAAATTATCTATATTTATATTACTTTCTTCTGGTATAGATTGCTTTGCAGCATCAATTTCTATACATCCACAATTAGTAACTGATTTAGCAATAGCCCTATTTATTCGCCCTTCTGTTTCTTGAAGTTTTGTGATTATATCTAATAAACTTCTGTGTCTTAAAAGAGATTCATCTACTGCATTTTGAAAATCATCAAAAATAACGTCTTTCATAGTCTCAACTCCTTGTGGTAATCAACCAATATATTACAAATTAATTATAAAATGTTTTATGTAGCTTTGTCAACAAAACTAAATTTATAATTTGTACATGTATATATAATAAAGCATTAAATTTTTTATTAATAGGGGGATTAATAAGTTAAATTTTAGTCAAAAATATATATGAAGGAAAATATTCATGAATAAACTATAAACAAATTTTCCTTTAGTTGAAATAACGTATATAATAATATATATTGTTATTACAAAAGTTAAATAATGTTTGGGTTTATATTTATTGAGGAGGTGAACTATATGTTTAAAAAAATATTGAGGGGACTTTTTACTCTAATGGGAATAGCGTTGGGATTCTTGTGCGGTAAGTGGATTCTTCAATTACAAAAATTATCATATTTTGATGATAACGTAATTTTAAAAATTATATTTTTAATTTTTTCTTCTTTGTTTTTAGGACTTATATTGTTTTTGCTTTCACCTGTTTTAAGTTCTCTAATAACTAAATTTATAGAATATTTAGAAGATAGCATACAAAAGACACCTGCAGTAGACGTATTGATTGGGGCTGTTGGAGGTATTATAGGATTGCTCATTTCAATTCCTATAGCAAGTTTATTTAATGAATCTGTTATTGGAAAAATAATTGGTGTAATTATAGTACTTATAGTAGCACTTGTGTTATCGGATGTTTTTGTAAAAAAGAAAGAAGATATAATTGGTTTTGCAATTAATCTTAGGAAACCAGGAAATATTAAAGAAAAAAAAATAAAATCTTCTTACAAGGGAATTCCTAAAGTGTTAGATACATCTGTAATAATAGACGGAAGAATTTTGGATATATGTCAAACTGGATTTATTGAAGGAACTTTAGTTATACCTAATTTTGTTTTGGATGAATTAAGGCATATAGCAGATTCGTCTGATAGTTTAAAGAGAAATAGGGGCAGAAGAGGACTTGATATACTTAATAGCCTTCAAAAAGAGTTAGGATTAGATGTTCATATAACAGATAGAGATTTTCCGGAAATTGAAGAAGTAGATAGTAAGCTTTTAAAATTAGGAAAAGTTTTAAAAGGAAAAGTAATAACAAATGATTACAATTTAAACAAAGTAGCCGGAGTACAAGGAGTGCCGGTATTAAATATAAATGAACTTGCTAATGCGGTAAAACCTGTAGTTCTTCCAGGTGAAGAAATGACATTACAAATTATTAAAGATGGAAAAGAGCAAGAGCAAGGAATAGGATATTTAGATGATGGTACAATGATAGTTGTTGAAGGTGGAAGAAGACACATTGGTGAAGTTATGGATGTAATAGTTACATCAGTACTACAAACTGCCGCTGGGAGAATGATATTTGCAAGACAAAAAAGATAAATACTAAAGAGGTGTTTAGTGTGAGTAATAATTGTGCAATTATAGTAGCTGCAGGTAGGGGAAGCAGAATGAAGGCTGATATAAACAAACAGTTTATAGAGTTGGATGGAAAACCTATTTTATACTATACACTAAAAAAATTTCAAGATAATAACTTTATAGATAAAATAGTGTTAGTTTTAGCTAAAGAAGAAATTGAGTATTGCAAGAAAAATATTTTGAATAAATATAGCTTAGATAAAGTTAAAAAAATAGTAAAAGGGGGATCCACAAGACAAGAATCGGTTATAAATGGTATACTTGCATCGGAAGGTAGCGATATAGTTTTAATACATGATGGAGCAAGACCTTTTGTTGAAGATAGAGTAATTAATGATGGTATAAAGTATGCTAATTTATATGGAGCTTGTGCTTGTGGTGTAAGTGTTAAAGATACAATAAAGGTAAAAAGAGAAGATGGATTTTCTACAGAAACGTTAAAGAGAGAAAAACTATTTTCAGTTCAGACACCTCAAAGTTTTAAGTATAACTTAATATTAGAATCTCATAGAAAGGTATTAAGTGAAAAGATACAAGTTACAGATGATACATCGGTTGTAGAGAATTGTGGCCATGAAGTATACTTATATGAAGGAAGTTATAACAATATAAAGATAACTACGCCAGAGGACTTAGTTATAGGAAAAACTATATTAGAAAATAATTAAAAATATTAACGAAAAGGAACTCCCTCTAATAATTTATTAAAGGGAGTTTATTAAATTATATAAGAAACACTATATTAGTACATAAATATAGTGATTTACTAGTAGAAGAATAAACAATAAATATGTATAATTTATAATAGGGTAGTAAATGCGATAATATACTGAGAAATTTTAGGTTATCATAAATAGAATAAGTGATATATAACTTGTTAGGAGGCAATAAAATGAAACTATTTAATACTATGACTAGACAAAAAGAAGAATTTAAGCCTATAAAAGATGGAGAAGTTAATATGTATGTCTGTGGTCCTACAGTATACAATTATTTTCATATAGGAAATGGAAGAACTTTTTTAGTATTTGATACTATAAGACGATATTTTGAGTATAAGGGGTATAAGGTTAATTTTATACAAAATTTTACGGATATAGATGATAAGATGATAAAAAAGGCTAATGAAGAAAATATAACGGTGAAAGAATTAGGAGACAGATTTATAGAGGAATACTATAAAGATTCAGATGGGTTAAATATAAAAAGAGCAACAGTAAATCCAAGAGCAACGGAATTTATGGATGAAATAGTAGCTTTTGTTAAAGATTTAATTGATAAAGGATATGCTTATAAGGTTGATGGTGATGTATATTTTAGTACAAAAAAATTCACTGAATATGGAAAATTATCGGGTCAAAATTTAGAAGATTTACAAGCAGGGGCAAGAATAACGGTAGATGAGAGAAAACAAGATCCAATGGATTTTGCAATTTGGAAGAATGAAAAACCAGGTGAACCATCTTGGGAAAGTCCATGGGGAAAGGGTAGACCAGGATGGCATATAGAGTGTTCTTGCATGGCGCATAAATTGCTTGGAGATACTATAGATATACATGCAGGGGGTGCTGATTTAGTATTCCCGCATCATGAAAATGAAATAGCTCAAAGTGAAGCTAGAAATGGAAAGGCTTTTGCAAACTATTGGATGCATTCAGCTTATTTAAATATTAATAATAAAAAGATGTCTAAGTCTTTAAATAACTTTTTTACTACAAGAGAGATATTAGAAAGATATGATGCAGAAGTAATTAGATTATTTATGCTTTCAGCTCATTATAGAACACCTTTAAATTTTAGTGATGAGCTTTTAGAGAGTGCTAAAGCTTCTAATGAAAGATTATATAATTCAATAGGAAATTTAGAAAGACTTTTAGATGAAGTTAAAATAGAAAAAATGACTGAAGATGAAAAAGAATACACTAAAGTATTAAATTCATATAAAGAAAAGTATATAGAAAAAATGGACGATGATTTTAATACTGCGGATGCTATAGCTGTAATTTTTGATTTAATAAAGGAAATAAATACACATGTAAATGCAGATTCTTCAAAAGAATTAGTTAACTATTCTTTAGAAATTATAAGAGAACTTGGTATGCCCCTTGGAATACTTCAAAAATCAACAATGCTTGATTTAAATGCTGAAATAGAAGGATTAATAGAACAAAGACAACAAGCAAGAAAAGATAGAAATTGGGCATTGGCTGATAAAATAAGAGATGATTTAAAGGCTAGAGGGATAGTTTTAGAAGATACACCTCAAGGAGTTAGATGGAAAAAAGAACAATAATAATTAAAAATAAAGTGTGGTCATATTAAAATGACTGCACTTTTAAATTTATTGAAATTATAGTATCATTAACTTAATGACGCAATGTATCATAAAGGAGATATTTAAATGGAAATTGACTTTTTGAAAAATAAGTTTACCATAAATGAAGCTATGCAGTTAAATCCTTTAGTATTAGCATTTATAGGCGATGCTATTTATGAAGTGTTTGTAAGAACATACTTAGTTGATGAACATAGAGATATGTCTGCACATAAACTTCATGTAAAGGCAGTTTCTTTTGTTAAAGCACATTCTCAAAGTGAACTAATGAAGGAAATGATGGATATTTTAACTGAGGAAGAATGTAGAATATTTAAAAGAGGAAGAAATGCTAAATCAGGAACAGTGCCTAAAAATGCAGATGTTACAGAATATAGAATGGCAACTGGTTTTGAAGCATTAATGGGATTTTTATATTTGACAAATCAGTTAGAGAGACTTAATGAATTAATGAATATTATTGTGAAAATACATAAATAGATAATTTTAGTAAGGGGTAGAAGAATGGAGTTAAAAGTTAGATTAATAGAACACACACCAAATCCGGAAAAAGTTATAGCATCAGCTGCAAAACTTTGCTATAGTGCTGTTGGAATAGATGATATATTGGAAGGATTAGATGAAGAAAATGTTCAAGGATTTTTAAATAGGTTAATGTCATATGGGCATATGTCACCAATAGAACATGTGTCATTTACATTTGCGGTTGAAGGAGTATCACGTTCTTTAACACATCAATTAGTTAGACATAGAATTGCATCTTATTCACAACAAAGTCAAAGGTATGTTAAATTAAATCAATTTAATTACATAGTTCCGCCTGAGATTGAGAAAAATGATAACGCAAGAGAAATTTTTATTGAAGCTATGGAAAAGAGTCAAAAAGCATATGATGAAATTGTTGATATATTAAAAGAAAAATATATAGATAATGGTATGAAAAAATTAGCTGCTGAAAAAAAGGCTATTGAGGATGCAAGATATGTTTTCCCAAACGCTTGTGAAACTAAAGTAGTTCTTACTATGAATGCTAGAAGTTTAATGAACTTTTTTGAACATAGATGTTGTAACAGAGCTCAATGGGAAATTCATGCTTTAGCAGATGAAATGCTAAAAGAAGTTAGAAAAGTGGCTCCTATTTTATTCAAAAATGCTGGGCCTTTATGTGTTAAAGGAAATTGTCCAGAAGGAACCATGACTTGTGGTAGTGTTAAAGATGTAAGAGAAAAATATTCATAAATAAAACTTTACAATATGAAAGAGGTATCATATGAAGGAATTTAAAAAAAACAACGGAAAAAATAATAATATTGCGAATAAAGAAGAGAGAGAAGACTTAATAGAGGGAAGAAATGCAGTTATAGAGGCTTTAAAAAGTGATAGAACTGTAGAATATGTAATGATTGCTAAAGGAAGCGTTACAGGTTCTATAAATAAAGTTGTAGCAATTGCAAAGGATAAAGGAATAGTAATAAAAGAAGTTGATAGAAAAAAGCTTGATTCAATGTCTATAACAGGATCACATCAAGGTGTAATGGCTATAGTTACTCCGTATCAATATTGTGAGGTTGAAGATATACTTAAGTGTGCAGAAGAAAAAGGTGAGGATCCTTTTATTTTAATATTAGATGAAATTGAAGATCCACATAATTTAGGTTCTATAATGAGAACAGCTGAAATTTGTGGAGTTCATGGGATAATAATACCTAAGAGAAGAAATGTTGGGATAACTCCAACTGTATATAAAACATCAGCTGGGGCTACTGAATATATGAAGGTGGCAAAAGTAGCAAATTTAAATAGATCTATTGATGATATTAAAGAAAAAGGAATTTGGGTTTATGGAGCGGATATGGCTGGAGAAAGTTATTGTTTTCAAACAAACTTTAAAGGGGCAGTAGCTTTGGTTATAGGTAGTGAAGGAAGAGGAATCTCAAAGCTTACAAAAGAAAAGTGCGATGTTTTGGTTAAAGTTCCAATGGTAGGGAATATAACATCTTTAAATGCATCTGTAGCGGCCGGTATCATGATGTATGAGGTCTTAAAACAAAAAATGGAATAGTGTAATATTGTGAGAAACGTATTTGTAGATGGATATAATGTTATTAATAGTTGGCCGGATTTAAAGAAAATTAAAGAGTACAGTTTTGAGGCGGCGCGAAATAAACTTATTGAATTAATGCAAAATTATGGGGCATATAATGGATACAAGATATTCGTGGTTTTTGATGCTCATCTTTTAAAAGGAAGCCTTGAAAAAAAAGAAAGAATGAACAACGTTATAGTAGTATTTACTAAAGAAGGAGAAACAGCAGATAGTTTTATAGAAAGATATGTTAGTAATTTAGGAAGAAAGATAGAAGTATGTGTTGTAACATCTGACTCTTTAGAACAACAAGTTACATTTCAACGGGGAGCCACAAGAATGTCTTCCATTGAATTTTATAATGAAGTTAAGAATACTAATGAGAAAATTGTAGCCAAAACCAAAAAAACTAGTAGTATGAATAGATTACTATTAGAAGACAGAATTAATGAAAAAGTTTTACAAAAACTTGAAAAAATTAGAAAAAGTCGGTAAAAAATCTTGACTATAAATTTCCTTTTAATGTATAATAAAATATATAATGTATATTGCGATATGATTTTAAGGTTAATTCTGCTATATTGGGTGGAGGGGATATTTTGTTGAATAAGATACGCGTTGGCGAAAATGATATAGAAATGGAAACAAATGAAAGGCTAGATGAAGATATAGCTTTGGAAGCAAAACAAGGTGATGTAGAGGCTCAGGAATATTTGATAAATAAATATAAAAACTTTGTAAAAGCCAAAGCAAAGTCTTATTTTTTAATAGGAGCGGATAAAGAGGATATTTATCAAGAAGGTATGATAGGGCTTTATAAAGCAATACGAGATTTTAAACCTGATAAATTAGCTTCTTTTAAAGCTTTTGCGGAGTTGTGTGTCACAAGACAAATAATAACAGCTATAAAAACAGCTACACGACAAAAGCATATACCTCTTAATACATATGTTTCTTTAAATAAACCTATTTATGATGAAGAATCAGATAGAACTTTGTTAGATATATTATCTACAGTAAAAATATGTGATCCTGAAGAATTGGTTATAAGTAGAGAAGAGGTATTAAAAATAGAGAGTGATATTCAAGAGGTGCTTTCAGAACTTGAATTAGAAGTTTTAAATTCATATCTTCAAGGGAAATCTTATCAAGAAATTGCATGTGATTTAGATAGACATTCTAAATCTATTGATAATGCTCTTCAGAGAGTTAAGAGGAAGCTAGAAAAATGCTTGAATAAAAAGGTGAAAAGTTGTTGACAAAAAAAAGTGTAAATAGTAAAATAAATAATTGGTATAGGGCTTTTGAAAAACAGCATATGAGGAGCAACTTTTTTAGGAAAAGTTTGATTCTTAAAAAGGGTGTCATGGGCTCGATACCTAAGGTAAGAAGGAATGATGCCCATGTAGCTCAGCTGGCAGAGCGTCACCTTGGTAAGGTGGAGGTCGCCGGTTCAAGCCCGGTCGTGGGCTCCATGAATTAAAACAGCTGACAACACACCAGGATAGGTTTACGAAAAGGTTAAAAATATTTAATTTAATTAATTTAATTGAATTTAAAAGTGAACAGGAGGAATAAACAATGGCAAGACAAAAGTTTGAAAGAAATAAGCCACACGTAAATATAGGAACAATAGGTCACGTAGACCACGGTAAGACAACAACAACAGCAGCAATCACAATGACATTAGCAAAAGCAGGTGGAGCAGAAGTACAAAACTACGAAGATATCGATAAAGCTCCAGAAGAAAAAGAAAGAGGAATCACAATCAACACAGCACACGTTGAATATGAAACAGAAAACAGACACTATGCGCACGTTGACTGCCCAGGACACGCAGATTATGTAAAGAACATGATTACAGGAGCAGCACAAATGGATGGAGCTATCTTAGTTGTATCAGCAGCAGATGGTCCAATGCCACAAACAAGAGAACATATACTACTAGCATCAAGAGTAGGAGTTAACCACATAGTAGTATTCTTAAATAAATCAGACCAAGTAGACGATCCAGAATTATTAGAATTAGTAGAAATGGAAGTAAGAGAATTATTAAGCGAATACGGATTCGATGGAGATGAATGCCCAGTAGTAGTAGGATCATCATTAAAAGCAATCGAAGAAGGCGACGATCAATGCATCTTAGATTTAATGGCAGCAGTAGATGCATACATCCCAACTCCAGAAAGAGCAACAGATCAACCATTCTTAATGCCAGTGGAAGATGTATTCACAATCACAGGAAGAGGAACAGTTGCAACAGGAAGAGTTGAAAGAGGAGTACTACACGTAGGAGACGAAGTACAAATCGTAGGAATGAAAGAAGAAATCGGAAAGACAACAATTACAGGAGTAGAAATGTTCAGAAAGATGTTAGATGAAGCAATGGCTGGAGATAACATTGGAGCATTATTAAGAGGAGTACAAAGAGACGAAATCGAAAGAGGTCAAGTATTAGCAAAACCTGATACAGTAACTCCACACAAAAAATTCGTAGGTCAAGTATATGTATTAAAGAAAGAAGAAGGTGGAAGACACACTCCGTTCTTTAACGGATATAGACCACAATTCTACTTCAGAACAACAGACGTAACAGGATCAATCGCTTTACCAGACGGAGTAGAAATGGTAATGCCAGGAGATCACATAGATATGACAGTAGAATTAATTACACCAGTAGCAATGGAAAGCAACTTAAGATTTGCTATCAGAGAAGGTGGAAGAACAGTTGGTTCAGGAGTTGTTACTACAATAACTGAATAATTTAACTGGATGTTAAGTTTTAACTTTAAATGAAAAATAAATAATGATGAAGGGACTAGGTTTGAAGCTTAGTCCTTTTGAAAGAAAATGCATTATAAATACATTAAAAATGTATTAAATGTAAAAGATGGTATAAAATTATATATAAAGCGATAATATACAAAAAAAAGTTGACATATACAGTAACTTGTGATAAGTTTGTAAGGTAACGCGCAAACTCAGCGTAGTATTTACAGAGAAGAAATTATATACTACACATGTAAGCAATACCTGTGTGTGTATACGCAGAATATGGAGGTGTAGGTTGTGAGAGTAAAAGTAACTTTAGCATGTACAGAATGTAAACAAAGAAACTACAATACAATGAAAAACAAAAAGAACAATTCAGAAAGATTAGAAATGAGAAAGTATTGCAAATTCTGCCACACGCACACACTTCACAAAGAAACAAAATAGTTATCTGTATTCACTAAAAAAAATAAGGATGTGAATATAATGGCTTTAAATGAAAGTAAAAAGCTTGAAAAGCAGTCATCTGGAGGTATAGTCAAGTTTTTAAAAGAACTTAAGGCAGAGACCAAAAGGATAACTTGGCCACCTAAAGAACAAACGAAGAAGTCTACTATTATAGTTTTGTTTTTTTGTGCTGTTAGTGCTATTATAATAGGACTTATGGATTCTGGATTTAGTAGTCTTTATAAGATTATTTTTAAATAAGATGATATGATAATATTAAAATAAAAGGGAGGTAGGAATGAGAGTTATCTCATTTCCTGAAATATGGCAGAAAAAGTTCGTTGGTATGTTGTTCATACTTACTCTGGTTATGAAAACAAAGTAAAAGTGAATTTGGAAAAAACAATAGAAAACAGAGGATTACACGATCTAATTCACGACATACAAGTCCCTATGGAAGAAGTAGTTGAAGTAAAAGAAGGAAAGAAAAAAGTAACTCAGAAAAAAGTCTTTCCTGGTTATGTCCTTGTGAAGATGATAATGTCAGATGAATCTTGGTACATAGTTAGAAATACAAGAGGAGTTACGGGATTTGTAGGACCTGGATCAAAACCAGTACCTCTAACTGAAGAAGAAGTGTTAGCTATGGGTATAAGTGAAAAAACTATAGATATAGATATTTCAGTAGGGGAAAGTGTAAAAGTAATTTCAGGACCTCTGAAGAGTTTTGTTGCAGTAATACAAGAAATAAATGTTGAAAAACAAAAGATTAAAGCGTTAGTTAATATGTTTGGTAGGGAAACACCTACTGAACTTAATTTTAATCAAATAGAAAAACTAGATTAATCTGCTATAAGACGAAGTCTTACAGTGGGAGAGTTGAAAAAACTCGCATTACCACATATGAGGAGGTGTAAACTATGGCAAAAAAAGTAGTAGGAATGATTAAACTTCAACTTCCAGCAGGAAAGGCAACTCCAGCACCACCAGTTGGACCAGCATTAGGACAACACGGTGTTAACATTATGGCTTTCTGTAAGGAATACAATGCTAAAACAGCAAATCAAGCAGGAATGACAATTCCAGTTATAATTTCTGTATATCAAGATAGATCTTTCAGCTTCATTCTTAAGACTCCTCCAGCAGCAGTTTTAATTAAAAAAGCAGCTGGATTAGAAAGTGGTTCAGGAGAACCTAATAAGACTAAAGTTGGTAAGATAACTAAAGCTCAATTAAAAGAAATAGCTGAAACTAAGATGCCTGATTTAAATGCTGCATCTGTAGAAACTGCTATGAGCATGATAGCAGGTACTGCTAGAAGCATGGGTATAACAGTAGAAGAATAAAATATGTTAAATTAGTGGGAGGTATTCACCGCTAATACCACAAGGAGGAAAGAATATGGCAAAAATGGGTAAAAAGTATGCTGAAAGCATTAAATTAATAGATAAAAATGCTTTATATACACCTTCTGAAGCTATAGATCTTACTTTAAAAACTGCAAAAGCTAAATTCGATGAAACTATAGAACTTTCTATAAGACTTGGTGTTGATCCAAGACATGCAGATCAACAAGTTAGAGGAGCAGTAGTACTTCCTCATGGAACAGGAAAGAAAGTTAGAGTTTTAGTATTTGCAAAGGGAGATAAGGTTAAAGAAGCAGAAGCTGCAGGAGCAGATTATGTAGGAGCAGAAGAATATTTAGATAAAATTCAAAAAGAAAATTGGTTTGAATTTGACGTAGTAGTAGCTACACCAGATATGATGGGAGTAGTAGGAAGATTAGGTAGAGTATTAGGACCTAAGGGATTAATGCCTAACCCTAAATCAGGAACAGTTACATTTGATGTTGCTAAAGCAATAGCTGATATCAAAGCTGGTAAAGTTGAATACAGACTAGATAAAACTGCTATAGTTCACGTTCCAGTAGGTAAAAAATCTTTTGGAAATGAAAAATTAGCAGAAAACTACAATGTATTAATGGAAGCTATAGTTAAAGCTAAACCAGCAGCAGCTAAAGGACAATACATTAAATCAGTAGCTATATCAAGCACTATGGGACCAGGAGTTAAAATTAACCCAGCAAAAGTTTTAGGTTAGTATTGACAACTTAATTTGAATTTGATATAATTCAAAAGGTTCTATTAATTAGATAAGATAATACTCCGCAGACAGTAGGTGCGAAAGCATAACGGGGAACCAACCTACCGAGGATTTAAATATTCGGTATTTTGGATATATTAAGCC containing:
- a CDS encoding Mini-ribonuclease 3, which produces MEIDFLKNKFTINEAMQLNPLVLAFIGDAIYEVFVRTYLVDEHRDMSAHKLHVKAVSFVKAHSQSELMKEMMDILTEEECRIFKRGRNAKSGTVPKNADVTEYRMATGFEALMGFLYLTNQLERLNELMNIIVKIHK
- the thyX gene encoding FAD-dependent thymidylate synthase; translated protein: MELKVRLIEHTPNPEKVIASAAKLCYSAVGIDDILEGLDEENVQGFLNRLMSYGHMSPIEHVSFTFAVEGVSRSLTHQLVRHRIASYSQQSQRYVKLNQFNYIVPPEIEKNDNAREIFIEAMEKSQKAYDEIVDILKEKYIDNGMKKLAAEKKAIEDARYVFPNACETKVVLTMNARSLMNFFEHRCCNRAQWEIHALADEMLKEVRKVAPILFKNAGPLCVKGNCPEGTMTCGSVKDVREKYS
- the rlmB gene encoding 23S rRNA (guanosine(2251)-2'-O)-methyltransferase RlmB translates to MKEFKKNNGKNNNIANKEEREDLIEGRNAVIEALKSDRTVEYVMIAKGSVTGSINKVVAIAKDKGIVIKEVDRKKLDSMSITGSHQGVMAIVTPYQYCEVEDILKCAEEKGEDPFILILDEIEDPHNLGSIMRTAEICGVHGIIIPKRRNVGITPTVYKTSAGATEYMKVAKVANLNRSIDDIKEKGIWVYGADMAGESYCFQTNFKGAVALVIGSEGRGISKLTKEKCDVLVKVPMVGNITSLNASVAAGIMMYEVLKQKME
- a CDS encoding NYN domain-containing protein, which encodes MRNVFVDGYNVINSWPDLKKIKEYSFEAARNKLIELMQNYGAYNGYKIFVVFDAHLLKGSLEKKERMNNVIVVFTKEGETADSFIERYVSNLGRKIEVCVVTSDSLEQQVTFQRGATRMSSIEFYNEVKNTNEKIVAKTKKTSSMNRLLLEDRINEKVLQKLEKIRKSR
- the sigH gene encoding RNA polymerase sporulation sigma factor SigH, translated to METNERLDEDIALEAKQGDVEAQEYLINKYKNFVKAKAKSYFLIGADKEDIYQEGMIGLYKAIRDFKPDKLASFKAFAELCVTRQIITAIKTATRQKHIPLNTYVSLNKPIYDEESDRTLLDILSTVKICDPEELVISREEVLKIESDIQEVLSELELEVLNSYLQGKSYQEIACDLDRHSKSIDNALQRVKRKLEKCLNKKVKSC
- the tuf gene encoding elongation factor Tu gives rise to the protein MARQKFERNKPHVNIGTIGHVDHGKTTTTAAITMTLAKAGGAEVQNYEDIDKAPEEKERGITINTAHVEYETENRHYAHVDCPGHADYVKNMITGAAQMDGAILVVSAADGPMPQTREHILLASRVGVNHIVVFLNKSDQVDDPELLELVEMEVRELLSEYGFDGDECPVVVGSSLKAIEEGDDQCILDLMAAVDAYIPTPERATDQPFLMPVEDVFTITGRGTVATGRVERGVLHVGDEVQIVGMKEEIGKTTITGVEMFRKMLDEAMAGDNIGALLRGVQRDEIERGQVLAKPDTVTPHKKFVGQVYVLKKEEGGRHTPFFNGYRPQFYFRTTDVTGSIALPDGVEMVMPGDHIDMTVELITPVAMESNLRFAIREGGRTVGSGVVTTITE
- the rpmG gene encoding 50S ribosomal protein L33, yielding MRVKVTLACTECKQRNYNTMKNKKNNSERLEMRKYCKFCHTHTLHKETK
- the secE gene encoding preprotein translocase subunit SecE, yielding MALNESKKLEKQSSGGIVKFLKELKAETKRITWPPKEQTKKSTIIVLFFCAVSAIIIGLMDSGFSSLYKIIFK